A genomic stretch from Mycobacterium paraterrae includes:
- a CDS encoding DUF6319 family protein, producing MMTVDTFTTEASHADSDISATWDSSVDQLTPSADSGSSAVTEEKSKRAPAKKTAGKKSKTLELTLTVTGTADGEWHAELKQGTSYLARNLAVAAAAVSRAAKELHEDLATPIDQVIEEARSQQAARVAALEAELDAARKALAELD from the coding sequence ATGATGACTGTAGACACCTTCACAACGGAAGCGTCACACGCCGACTCCGACATTTCTGCCACCTGGGACTCGTCCGTCGACCAGTTGACGCCATCCGCGGATTCCGGCTCAAGCGCTGTCACTGAGGAGAAGTCGAAGAGGGCTCCGGCCAAAAAGACGGCCGGCAAGAAGTCCAAGACCCTCGAGCTGACCCTTACGGTCACCGGCACCGCCGACGGTGAATGGCACGCGGAGCTCAAGCAGGGCACGAGTTACCTGGCGCGCAACCTCGCGGTCGCGGCGGCCGCAGTCTCGCGCGCCGCAAAGGAGCTGCATGAGGATTTGGCCACTCCGATCGACCAGGTCATCGAGGAGGCCCGTTCCCAGCAGGCCGCCCGCGTCGCCGCCCTCGAGGCCGAGTTGGATGCTGCGCGTAAAGCTCTCGCCGAGCTGGACTGA